Proteins co-encoded in one Paracrocinitomix mangrovi genomic window:
- a CDS encoding GAF domain-containing protein, with protein sequence MAEELKITSGSRQEVYESLLPQIKSLIEPEDDFIANCANIAAALRQTFGFFWVGFYFVKNQEELVLGPFQGDIACTRIRIGKGVCGTAWEKEETIVVEDVEAFPGHIACSALSKSEIVVPIFKNNVVVAVLDIDSDKLNDFGEVDKIYLEKLALIISEIIAS encoded by the coding sequence ATGGCAGAAGAATTAAAAATCACATCAGGCAGTAGACAAGAAGTTTACGAATCATTACTACCTCAAATTAAATCATTAATTGAGCCCGAAGATGATTTTATTGCCAATTGCGCAAATATTGCAGCTGCTTTAAGACAAACTTTTGGCTTTTTTTGGGTAGGATTTTATTTCGTAAAAAATCAGGAAGAACTAGTGTTAGGCCCTTTTCAGGGAGATATTGCCTGTACTCGAATTAGGATTGGCAAAGGTGTATGTGGTACCGCATGGGAGAAAGAGGAAACTATTGTTGTAGAAGATGTGGAGGCTTTTCCCGGACATATTGCTTGTAGTGCCTTAAGCAAATCAGAAATCGTAGTGCCAATTTTTAAAAATAATGTGGTTGTTGCTGTATTGGATATAGATAGTGACAAGCTAAATGATTTTGGAGAGGTGGATAAAATATATCTGGAGAAGTTGGCGTTAATCATATCCGAAATAATCGCGTCATAA
- the hemW gene encoding radical SAM family heme chaperone HemW, which translates to MSGIYVHIPYCKVKCHYCDFHFSTNTKGQSEMIDAIVIELEKRKSYLQNETVETIYFGGGTPSILNKEELKRILDTIYSNFEVAANTEITIETNPDDLSEAKLSELKEIGFNRLSIGIQSFDDEVLQMMNRAHSSFQATECVLTAQNLGFDNITVDLIYGIPNQTIEYWEKQLQKLVDLNVPHVSSYCLTIEPNTVFGKRFKNGQITVPEDVETVQQFKKMREVFKKYDYEHYEISNFAKEGYISKHNSAYWLGKKYLGIGPSAHSFDGKNRGWNIANNPQYIKKIIAGENVHTIEELTEKDKFNDYILTRLRTKWGLNLNEVKQLAMFLSLDDFNNTLLHHQNEGHIKIEDGFVYLTEEGMLLADQISADLFV; encoded by the coding sequence ATGTCCGGAATTTATGTGCACATTCCTTATTGTAAGGTAAAGTGTCACTACTGCGATTTTCATTTTTCAACCAATACAAAGGGTCAGTCAGAAATGATTGATGCCATTGTTATAGAACTCGAAAAACGTAAATCTTATCTGCAAAATGAAACGGTTGAAACAATTTATTTCGGCGGCGGAACTCCAAGTATTTTAAATAAAGAAGAGCTAAAGCGAATCCTGGATACTATCTATTCCAATTTTGAAGTAGCTGCGAATACAGAAATTACAATAGAAACAAACCCGGATGATCTTTCTGAAGCGAAGTTATCTGAGCTAAAAGAAATTGGGTTTAATAGATTGAGCATTGGAATTCAGTCATTTGATGATGAAGTATTACAAATGATGAATCGTGCGCATTCTTCTTTTCAAGCTACTGAATGCGTTTTGACAGCACAAAATTTAGGTTTTGATAATATAACGGTTGATTTGATTTATGGAATTCCCAATCAAACTATTGAATATTGGGAAAAGCAATTGCAAAAGTTAGTGGATTTAAATGTGCCGCATGTGTCTTCTTATTGCTTGACAATTGAACCAAACACGGTGTTTGGAAAACGATTTAAAAACGGACAAATAACAGTGCCAGAGGATGTTGAAACTGTGCAGCAGTTTAAAAAAATGCGCGAAGTTTTCAAAAAGTACGATTACGAACATTACGAAATCTCGAATTTTGCCAAAGAGGGATACATTTCAAAACACAATAGTGCCTATTGGTTAGGGAAAAAGTATCTTGGAATAGGTCCATCTGCACATTCATTTGATGGTAAAAACAGAGGTTGGAATATTGCCAATAATCCCCAATACATCAAGAAAATAATAGCTGGCGAAAACGTACACACCATTGAAGAATTAACTGAAAAAGACAAATTCAACGACTACATACTCACAAGACTCAGAACAAAATGGGGATTGAATTTAAATGAGGTAAAACAATTGGCCATGTTTCTGAGTTTAGATGATTTTAATAATACCTTGTTGCATCATCAAAATGAAGGACATATAAAGATTGAGGATGGCTTTGTATACCTCACAGAAGAAGGAATGTTGTTAGCAGATCAAATCTCAGCCGATCTTTTTGTCTAA
- a CDS encoding ABC transporter substrate-binding protein, with the protein MNKLNHILLAGLAAFAFSCGGSSDEGDQTNENSIYGGTFSMPMGSYYQSVRPVEIQKLETAQIYEQVIEGLVKYNPKTLEIEPAIASEWSVSEDGKTYTFTIRDDVYFHDDACFPDGKGRKLVTDDVVGTFKNIYTKDPENRAYLNFKNTVVGGEEFYNQSAQEISGIKVDGQKVNIELVEPSSVFLQKLATTFAGIVPHESLELSEFHPVGTGPFKYDKSSNSELVKLVRNDNFYISDKDGNKLPYLDSVQYKYYEHSEDHMDLFWEGKLSYIPGVPITSVSEVLEERIGDFESDPPKYMLISEPQLSTTYLEFNMNTPVLKNKKVRQALNMAINRKKLVEKIMKNQAYEIGKFGITPPLPKIFTDYDFEGIEDLSYVYNPEEAKKLLAEAGYPNGKNFPTLSFQFRVGNDHYLIASEIQNQLKSALNINIEIEGVEFNKLIENQAMGSADIFRSTWFGDYPNPETFLINAYGGIVPESMDEPSYLNSARYMNPAFDEAYERGSKTANKEESLKAFAEAEKILMEDPPFIILWYGEDLMLLQSDVRDLHTNGMRYLDLRSVYFKKREAKDKEKAEAEEGA; encoded by the coding sequence TATCAAAGCGTTCGTCCGGTAGAAATTCAAAAATTGGAAACTGCTCAAATTTATGAGCAGGTAATTGAAGGTTTGGTTAAATACAATCCTAAAACTTTAGAAATTGAACCGGCTATTGCGTCTGAATGGTCAGTATCTGAAGATGGTAAAACTTACACTTTTACTATTAGAGATGATGTTTATTTTCATGATGATGCTTGTTTCCCTGATGGAAAAGGAAGAAAATTAGTTACGGATGATGTTGTTGGTACTTTTAAAAATATCTACACGAAAGATCCTGAAAACAGAGCTTACCTTAATTTTAAAAATACAGTGGTTGGTGGTGAAGAATTTTACAACCAATCAGCTCAGGAAATTTCTGGGATAAAAGTAGATGGTCAAAAAGTTAATATTGAATTAGTTGAACCTAGTTCGGTTTTCTTGCAAAAATTAGCTACAACTTTTGCTGGAATTGTTCCTCATGAATCTCTTGAATTATCAGAGTTTCATCCAGTGGGTACAGGGCCATTTAAATATGATAAAAGTTCAAATTCTGAGTTGGTAAAATTGGTAAGAAATGACAATTTCTACATCAGTGATAAGGATGGAAACAAATTACCTTATTTGGATTCTGTTCAGTATAAATACTATGAGCATTCTGAAGATCACATGGATCTATTCTGGGAAGGAAAATTATCTTACATTCCTGGAGTTCCAATTACCAGTGTATCTGAAGTTTTAGAAGAAAGAATTGGTGATTTTGAGAGTGATCCTCCAAAATACATGTTGATTTCTGAACCACAATTGTCTACTACTTATCTTGAGTTTAACATGAATACTCCTGTATTGAAAAACAAAAAAGTAAGACAGGCTTTAAACATGGCAATTAACCGTAAAAAATTGGTGGAGAAAATCATGAAAAATCAGGCTTATGAAATTGGTAAATTCGGAATCACTCCTCCACTTCCTAAGATCTTTACAGATTACGATTTTGAAGGAATTGAAGATTTGTCATACGTTTATAATCCTGAAGAAGCTAAAAAACTATTAGCTGAAGCTGGTTATCCAAATGGAAAAAATTTCCCGACTTTATCTTTCCAATTTAGAGTAGGTAATGATCATTATTTGATTGCATCTGAAATTCAAAATCAATTGAAATCAGCATTAAACATCAATATTGAAATTGAAGGTGTTGAGTTCAATAAGTTAATTGAAAATCAAGCAATGGGAAGTGCTGATATCTTCAGATCTACCTGGTTTGGTGATTATCCAAATCCTGAAACGTTCTTGATTAATGCCTATGGTGGAATTGTTCCTGAAAGCATGGATGAGCCTTCATACTTGAACAGTGCAAGATATATGAATCCGGCTTTTGATGAGGCTTATGAAAGAGGAAGTAAAACTGCCAATAAAGAAGAGTCTTTAAAAGCATTTGCTGAAGCTGAAAAAATCTTAATGGAAGATCCTCCATTCATTATCTTATGGTATGGTGAGGATTTGATGTTGCTACAATCTGATGTTCGTGATTTACACACTAATGGAATGAGATATCTTGATCTTCGTTCAGTGTATTTCAAGAAAAGAGAGGCTAAAGACAAAGAAAAGGCTGAAGCTGAAGAAGGAGCATAG